Proteins co-encoded in one Scatophagus argus isolate fScaArg1 chromosome 11, fScaArg1.pri, whole genome shotgun sequence genomic window:
- the dbr1 gene encoding lariat debranching enzyme, giving the protein MKIAVEGCCHGELDKIYETIAYLEKKEGIKVDLLLCCGDFQAVRNEGDMKCMAVPAKYRLMQTFYKYYSGEKVAPILTIFIGGNHEASNHLQELPYGGWVAPNIYYLGYAGVIRYKGIRIGGLSGIFKSHDYRKGHHEFPPYNPDTLRSVYHIRNIEVFKLKQIQMPIDIFMSHDWPRGIYYYGSTGELLQKKNFLRQEVESNTLGSPAAEELLAHLQPSYWFSAHLHVKFAAVMQHPPKGNAAPRVTKFLSLDKCLPYREFLQIVDVPERPGSSEGLEYDPEWLAILKATNSLQQTTPVPWNPPENNGLHERWDFTASEAAMMQVVEDLNGELAIPENFSRTVPSYDPSKPQPHATPSCNTNPQTTELCAMLGLTDIYAQAGQGGNESGRVQGSTGGEEEDEDGHGLGNVDEPSEHPSETSGLSSSFNPDEITIEDEWEEEEQDGEKGKEEAKGDKLSDVSVGAITPGRMVLPEPKSDVSPTRLSHLMNLPPPSHSTPEIARLQSAAEREGQCEGDEDDTLGVRILKRSSNETGDTGSRNTTPRIKRRNQVIYTTVEDEVCED; this is encoded by the exons ATGAAGATTGCAGTAGAAGGCTGTTGCCATGGGGAGCTGGACAAGATCTACGAGACGATTGCCTATCtggagaagaaggaggggaTAAAAGTGGACCTGCTGCTTTGTTGTGGAGACTTCCAAGCAGTGCGAAATGAAGGGGACATGAAGTGCATGGCAGTACCAGCCAAGTATAGACTGATGCAGACTTTTTACAA ATATTATTCTGGAGAGAAGGTGGCTCCGATCCTGACCATCTTCATTGGAGGAAACCATGAAGCTTCCAACCACCTGCAGGAGCTGCCTTATGGAGGCTGGGTGGCACCCAACATTTATTATCTGG GTTATGCTGGTGTTATTCGCTACAAAGGGATTAGAATCGGTGGCTTATCTGGAATCTTCAAATCACATGACTACAGAAAGG GTCACCATGAATTCCCTCCATACAATCCTGATACACTTCGAAGTGTCTACCACATCCGAAATATTGAGgtgttcaaattaaaacag ATCCAGATGCCCATAGACATTTTCATGAGCCATGACTGGCCCAGAGGAATCTACTACTATGGAAGTACAGGGGAACTATTACAAAAGAAGAACTTTCTACGTCAGGAAGTAGAGTCCAACACCCTGGGAAGTCCTGCTGCTGAGGAGCTCCTGGCTCACCTCCAGCCTAGCTACTGGTTCTCTGCACATCTTCATGTCAAATTTGCCGCTGTTATGCAGCATCCG CCCAAAGGTAACGCTGCCCCACGTGTCACCAAATTTCTGTCCCTGGATAAATGTCTGCCCTACCGGGAATTCTTACAG ATTGTTGATGTTCCAGAGAGACCGGGTTCATCTGAGGGTCTTGAGTATGATCCAGAGTGGCTTGCTATTCTGAAGGCCACTAACAGTCTGCAGCAGACCACCCCAGTCCCCTGGAACCCCCCAGAGAATAATGGCCTGCATGAACG GTGGGACTTCACAGCTTCAGAAGCAGCTATGATGCAGGTGGTGGAGGATTTGAACGGTGAACTTGCCATTCCAGAGAACTTTAGCCGGACTGTGCCGTCCTATGACCCCAGTAAGCCTCAGCCCCATGCCACCCCCAGCTGTAACACCAACCCTCAGACGACTGAGCTCTGTGCCATGTTAGGCCTCACAGACATCTATGCCCAGGCTGGGCAGGGAGGTAATGAGTCAGGGAGAGTTCAGGGCAGTactggaggggaggaggaggatgaagatggaCATGGTTTAGGAAATGTGGACGAGCCCAGTGAGCACCCAAGTGAAACCTCAGGATTGTCGAGTTCATTTAATCCTGATGAGATCACAATAGAGGAtgagtgggaggaagaggagcaggatggagagaagggaaaggaggaggCAAAGGGAGATAAGCTCTCTGATGTAAGTGTAGGTGCAATCACCCCTGGCCGGATGGTTCTGCCGGAGCCCAAATCTGATGTCTCACCCACTCGTCTGTCCCACCTAATGAACCTGCCACCTCCCTCCCACTCAACCCCTGAAATAGCCCGGTTACAGTCTGCTGCAGAAAGGGAAGGACAATGTGAGGGTGATGAGGACGACACCCTAGGTGTACGTATCCTAAAACGCAGCAGCAACGAGACCGGGGATACTGGCAGTAGAAACACAACTCCCAGAATCAAACGCAGGAACCAGGTGATCTATACAACAGTGGAGGATGAAGTGTGTGAGGATTAG
- the dnajb11 gene encoding dnaJ homolog subfamily B member 11 → MASKGMNLCNVCCLLLCVITAVLAGRDFYKILGVSKSASIRDIKKAYRKLALQLHPDRNPDDPKAQDKFADLGAAYEVLSDEEKRKQYDAYGEDGLKEGHHSSHNDIFSSFFGDFGFMFGGNRQQQDRNIPRGNDIILDLEVTLEEVYSGNFVEVVRNKPIAKEAPGKRKCNCRQEMRTTQLGPGRFQMTQEMVCDECPNVKLVNEERTLEVEIEQGVRDEMEYPFIGEGEPHIDGEPGDLRFRIKVLKHPVFERRGDDLYTNVTISLVEALVGFEMDIVHLDGHKVHIVRDKITKPGARMWKKGEGLPNFDNINIRGSLIITFDVEFPQTQLDEQQKDGIRNLLKQGSVQKIYNGLQGY, encoded by the exons ATGGCCAGCAAAGGGATGAATCTGTGCAATGTATGCTGCCTTCTTCTGTGTGTTATTACGGCAGTGCTTGCGGG GCGAGATTTCTATAAAATCTTGGGAGTGAGCAAGAGTGCATCAATCAGGGACATCAAGAAGGCCTACAGAAAACTGGCTCTTCAGTTACACCCCGACAGAAACCCAGACGACCCCAAAGCTCAAGACAAATTTGCAGACTTGGGGGCGGCTTATGAG GTGCTCTCagatgaggagaaaaggaaacagtATGATGCTTATGGGGAAGATGGACTTAAAGAGGGTCACCACAGCTCGCACAATGATATCTTCTCAAG CTTCTTTGGTGACTTTGGGTTCATGTTTGGAGGCAACCGACAGCAACAGGACAGGAACATCCCCAGAGGAAATGACATCATATTAGACCTGGAGGTTACGCTGGAAGAGGTGTACTCTGGGAACTTTGTTGAG GTTGTGCGTAATAAGCCTATAGCCAAAGAAGCCCCTGGCAAAAGGAAGTGTaactgcagacaggaaatgaggacGACGCAGCTCGGACCTGGCCGCTTTCAGATGACTCAGGAGATGGTGTGCGATGAGTGTCCCAATGTAAA GCTGGTAAATGAAGAGAGGACGTTGGAGGTGGAAATTGAACAGGGAGTGAGAGATGAAATGGAGTACCCTTTCATTGGAGAAG GGGAACCCCATATTGATGGTGAGCCTGGAGATCTACGTTTCCGCATCAAGGTGTTAAA GCATCCTGTATTTGAACGCAGAGGAGATGACCTGTACACCAATGTCACCATCTCCCTGGTTGAGGCGCTGGTCGGCTTTGAGATGGACATTGTACATCTGGATGGACACAAG GTCCATATAGTGAGAGATAAGATCACCAAGCCTGGTGCTCGAATGTGGAAGAAGGGAGAGGGCCTGCCAAACTTTGACAACATCAACATACGAGGTTCCCTCATCATCACCTTCGACGTGGAGTTCCCTCAGACACAGCTCGATGAGCAGCAGAAAGATG GTATTCGGAATCTTCTGAAGCAGGGCTCTGTACAGAAGATTTACAATGGACTACAAGGATACTAA
- the tbccd1 gene encoding TBCC domain-containing protein 1 isoform X1: MSRRWRGGRQIGSKTAEMDAESVSIWPRMEPFLLGALQVAPSSKLSLHYLRKMALYVRTRDGCFPTLGWPMWRHIACGKLQLPEDLAWLYFETFDLLIGHTPEERLEWAECLSQCSSKSELDQQRSKLSVDTLQFLLFLYIQQLNRVSLRTSLIGEEWPSHRTRSPSPSDREAKTSSQNKNWDDQAHLSFVQSHLAEILELLVEPGQLSQSGQALKDCQITLEAVRSLGLLLEGSACHSRAVQPVHRLLTKVPLHTQAGYSTLSRSFPLHKLLSCLQHSLTLNPFGITACLRSGKKLAWAQQVDGAMKRAKIARNTHMAPLGSKIVLMSQVFKQTLAKTSDKLTGSNIKIHRCSDAFIYLLSPLRSVSVDKCRDSTVVLGPVETSVHIHSCQNVRVVCVAGRVAIGASSCCTIHALTPTRPLLLPGNTDITLGPFHTFYPSLEDHMASVGLAVVPNAWDQPLLLGTEGLVNPSLNTSSSPDPTCYRLLPPTEFNTLVVPFEMEGDTCEVPGGLPPQYQAALNEKRKRIQNWQKTVIEARLNKEQKRQFKELVEVKFHEWLLETGHRHELDSLVPPTVASVKDLDVPAASTARVNDTKHTRTGRTLGQSPMAC, encoded by the exons ATGTCTCGGCGGTGGAGAGGAGGGCGCCAAATAGGAAGCAAAACAGCAG AGATGGACGCAGAAAGTGTGAGCATATGGCCTCGCATGGAACCCTTCTTACTGGGTGCCTTGCAG GTTGCTCCCTCTTCCAAGCTCAGCCTGCACTATCTTCGCAAGATGGCACTCTATGTGAGAACACGGGACGGTTGCTTTCCCACTTTGGGCTGGCCCATGTGGAGGCATATTGCCTGTGGAAAACTGCAGCTTCCAGAAGACCTTGCATGGCTCTACTTTGAGACCTTTGATCTTCTTATAGGCCACACTCCAgaggagaggctggagtggGCAGAGTGTCTTTCTCAGTGCTCTTCCAAAAGTGAGCTGGACCAGCAAAGGAGCAAG TTGTCTGTGGACACACTGCAGTTCCTCCTATTCCTCTACATACAGCAGCTGAACCGTGTATCTCTGCGCACCTCTCTGATTGGTGAAGAGTGGCCCAGTCATCGTACTCGCTCCCCCTCTCCATCAGACCGTGAGGCCAAGACTAGCTCTCAGAATAAG AACTGGGACGATCAGGCCCATCTGTCATTTGTGCAAAGCCATCTAGCTGAGATtctggagctgctggtggaACCAGGCCAACTGTCACAATCTGGACAGGCCCTTAAAGACTGCCAG ATAACCCTGGAGGCTGTGCGGAGCTTGGGCCTGCTGTTGGAGGGCTCAGCATGCCATAGCAGAGCTGTCCAGCCTGTCCACAGGCTGCTGACCAAAGTTCCGCTCCACACACAAGCTGGCTACTCCACACTCAGCCGCTCATTCCCCCTGCACAAGCTACTCTCCTGTCTCCAGCACAGCCTCACACTCAACCCCTTTGGGATAACCGCCTGCCTGCGCTCAGGCAAGAAACTAGCCTGGGCTCAGCAAG TGGACGGGGCCATGAAGAGAGCCAAAATAGCCAGAAACACCCACATGGCTCCACTTGGTAGTAAAATAGTACTGATGTCCCAAGTGTTCAAACAGACCCTGGCTAAAACCTCAGACAAACTGACCGGTTCCAACATCAAAATCCACAGATGCTCAGATGCCTTCATATATCTTCTGTCACCTCTCAG ATCAGTCAGCGTGGACAAATGTCGTGACAGCACAGTGGTGCTGGGACCTGTTGAGACCAGTGTCCACATCCACAGCTGCCAGAATGTACGGGTGGTGTGTGTGGCTGGCAGGGTTGCCATTGGGGCCTCCTCCTGTTGCACTATCCATGCCTTGACACCCACCCGCCCCTTGCTACTACCTGGAAACACAGATATTACATTGGGGCCTTTCCACACTTTCTACCCATCCCTGGAAGATCATATGGCCAGTGTGGGCCTCGCTGTAGTCCCCAATGCCTGGGATCAACCGTTGCTTCTGGGAACAGAGGGCCTCGTCAACCCCTCGCTCAACACATCCTCCAGCCCAGACCCCACCTGCTACCGCCTGCTGCCCCCAACTGAGTTTAACACACTGGTTGTGCCTTTTGAGATGGAGGGGGACACATGTGAGGTACCAGGGGGGTTGCCTCCTCAATATCAGGCAGCACTCAATGAAAAGCGGAAGAGGATACAGAACTGGCAGAAGACTGTGATTGAGGCCCGGTTGAACAA GGAGCAGAAGCGGCAGTTTAAGGAGCTGGTGGAGGTCAAGTTTCATGAGTGGCTTCTGGAAACAGGGCACAGACACGAACTCGACAGCCTTGTTCCACCCACCGTAGCATCTGTAAAGGACTTAGATGTTCCTGCAGCGAGCACGGCCCGAGTTAATGATACCAAACATACAAGGACTGGACGGACACTTGGACAGTCACCTATGGCTTGTTGA
- the tbccd1 gene encoding TBCC domain-containing protein 1 isoform X2, giving the protein MDAESVSIWPRMEPFLLGALQVAPSSKLSLHYLRKMALYVRTRDGCFPTLGWPMWRHIACGKLQLPEDLAWLYFETFDLLIGHTPEERLEWAECLSQCSSKSELDQQRSKLSVDTLQFLLFLYIQQLNRVSLRTSLIGEEWPSHRTRSPSPSDREAKTSSQNKNWDDQAHLSFVQSHLAEILELLVEPGQLSQSGQALKDCQITLEAVRSLGLLLEGSACHSRAVQPVHRLLTKVPLHTQAGYSTLSRSFPLHKLLSCLQHSLTLNPFGITACLRSGKKLAWAQQVDGAMKRAKIARNTHMAPLGSKIVLMSQVFKQTLAKTSDKLTGSNIKIHRCSDAFIYLLSPLRSVSVDKCRDSTVVLGPVETSVHIHSCQNVRVVCVAGRVAIGASSCCTIHALTPTRPLLLPGNTDITLGPFHTFYPSLEDHMASVGLAVVPNAWDQPLLLGTEGLVNPSLNTSSSPDPTCYRLLPPTEFNTLVVPFEMEGDTCEVPGGLPPQYQAALNEKRKRIQNWQKTVIEARLNKEQKRQFKELVEVKFHEWLLETGHRHELDSLVPPTVASVKDLDVPAASTARVNDTKHTRTGRTLGQSPMAC; this is encoded by the exons ATGGACGCAGAAAGTGTGAGCATATGGCCTCGCATGGAACCCTTCTTACTGGGTGCCTTGCAG GTTGCTCCCTCTTCCAAGCTCAGCCTGCACTATCTTCGCAAGATGGCACTCTATGTGAGAACACGGGACGGTTGCTTTCCCACTTTGGGCTGGCCCATGTGGAGGCATATTGCCTGTGGAAAACTGCAGCTTCCAGAAGACCTTGCATGGCTCTACTTTGAGACCTTTGATCTTCTTATAGGCCACACTCCAgaggagaggctggagtggGCAGAGTGTCTTTCTCAGTGCTCTTCCAAAAGTGAGCTGGACCAGCAAAGGAGCAAG TTGTCTGTGGACACACTGCAGTTCCTCCTATTCCTCTACATACAGCAGCTGAACCGTGTATCTCTGCGCACCTCTCTGATTGGTGAAGAGTGGCCCAGTCATCGTACTCGCTCCCCCTCTCCATCAGACCGTGAGGCCAAGACTAGCTCTCAGAATAAG AACTGGGACGATCAGGCCCATCTGTCATTTGTGCAAAGCCATCTAGCTGAGATtctggagctgctggtggaACCAGGCCAACTGTCACAATCTGGACAGGCCCTTAAAGACTGCCAG ATAACCCTGGAGGCTGTGCGGAGCTTGGGCCTGCTGTTGGAGGGCTCAGCATGCCATAGCAGAGCTGTCCAGCCTGTCCACAGGCTGCTGACCAAAGTTCCGCTCCACACACAAGCTGGCTACTCCACACTCAGCCGCTCATTCCCCCTGCACAAGCTACTCTCCTGTCTCCAGCACAGCCTCACACTCAACCCCTTTGGGATAACCGCCTGCCTGCGCTCAGGCAAGAAACTAGCCTGGGCTCAGCAAG TGGACGGGGCCATGAAGAGAGCCAAAATAGCCAGAAACACCCACATGGCTCCACTTGGTAGTAAAATAGTACTGATGTCCCAAGTGTTCAAACAGACCCTGGCTAAAACCTCAGACAAACTGACCGGTTCCAACATCAAAATCCACAGATGCTCAGATGCCTTCATATATCTTCTGTCACCTCTCAG ATCAGTCAGCGTGGACAAATGTCGTGACAGCACAGTGGTGCTGGGACCTGTTGAGACCAGTGTCCACATCCACAGCTGCCAGAATGTACGGGTGGTGTGTGTGGCTGGCAGGGTTGCCATTGGGGCCTCCTCCTGTTGCACTATCCATGCCTTGACACCCACCCGCCCCTTGCTACTACCTGGAAACACAGATATTACATTGGGGCCTTTCCACACTTTCTACCCATCCCTGGAAGATCATATGGCCAGTGTGGGCCTCGCTGTAGTCCCCAATGCCTGGGATCAACCGTTGCTTCTGGGAACAGAGGGCCTCGTCAACCCCTCGCTCAACACATCCTCCAGCCCAGACCCCACCTGCTACCGCCTGCTGCCCCCAACTGAGTTTAACACACTGGTTGTGCCTTTTGAGATGGAGGGGGACACATGTGAGGTACCAGGGGGGTTGCCTCCTCAATATCAGGCAGCACTCAATGAAAAGCGGAAGAGGATACAGAACTGGCAGAAGACTGTGATTGAGGCCCGGTTGAACAA GGAGCAGAAGCGGCAGTTTAAGGAGCTGGTGGAGGTCAAGTTTCATGAGTGGCTTCTGGAAACAGGGCACAGACACGAACTCGACAGCCTTGTTCCACCCACCGTAGCATCTGTAAAGGACTTAGATGTTCCTGCAGCGAGCACGGCCCGAGTTAATGATACCAAACATACAAGGACTGGACGGACACTTGGACAGTCACCTATGGCTTGTTGA
- the crygs2 gene encoding crystallin, gamma S2, which yields MGRLRLPCTVPQIVFFEDKNFQGRRYECDSDCSDFHAYLSRCNSIRVESGAWVVYERPNYMGYQYVLTRGEYPEYQRWMGLNDRLSSCKMIHFTSGTPYKMQLYEKADFGGQVFEATEDCPSLLEKFRWREVNSCKVFDGWWVFYEHPNYRGRQYFLEKGEYRKPGDWGAISPTVQSFRRFTE from the exons ATGGGCAGG CTAAGACTCCCATGTACTGTCCCCCAGATTGTCTTCTTTGAGGACAAAAACTTCCAGGGCCGTCGCTATGAGTGCGACAGTGACTGTTCAGATTTCCATGCCTACCTGAGCCGCTGTAACTCAATCCGGGTGGAGAGTGGGGCCTGGGTAGTGTACGAGAGGCCCAACTACATGGGCTACCAGTATGTCCTGACTAGGGGGGAATACCCAGAGTACCAGCGCTGGATGGGCCTCAATGACCGCCTCAGCTCCTGCAAGATGATCCATTTT ACTAGTGGAACCCCTTACAAGATGCAGCTGTATGAGAAGGCGGACTTCGGGGGTCAGGTCTTTGAGGCCACAGAAGACTGTCCCTCACTTCTGGAGAAGTTCCGCTGGAGGGAGGTCAACTCCTGTAAAGTCTTTGACGGATGGTGGGTTTTCTACGAACACCCCAACTACCGAGGAAGGCAGTACTTCCTGGAGAAAGGGGAATACCGCAAGCCCGGTGACTGGGGTGCCATCAGTCCGACAGTCCAGTCCTTCAGGCGCTTCACTGAATGA
- the lcmt2 gene encoding tRNA wybutosine-synthesizing protein 4, whose product MPATNRRKQKQGRDTAVQGTNDSSVVSKVSAAAHGYFQDVFLQHLVCKVTRRAPLINRGYYVRWRAVDHCVRRFLHVTENCPKRQILSLGAGFDSLYFRLHADEALDRAVVFEVDFPDVARRKAALIDSNVTLRLMLGPLLSFVTGPVYVSSGQYRLLGVDVREESQVEEALGGAGLDWSAPTLVLSEVVLTYMETQWSDAVISWTAKLLPQSLFVVYEQIRPHDPFGQIMQDHFLKLNSALHALRQYPDTAAQRHRFLDKGWEQCVCLDMNVFYLGLVPEEERCRVEKLEPFDEYEEWHQKCSHYFILTACRGALTAQALLTQAPVSSMSSTCTSWSPIALSVQTVPVCMEGLGMASSLVSPGQILLTGGSSRGGRGAATQFLIRGQEGWRSASVELSGGLGVRLYHTITSLPGGDLVVYGGRSSPLNPIQGLLRVTLNPHSPSGCLDSEDRDMVKLCVEQIVCTGDPPPARWRHTATVVSHNGKDFLFVFGGKNESEVVLGDCHFLCQDQQHWTEIPVEGAAPEARHSHSACSYQSGVVVFGGLDRRGVPLGDTVVLRQNERGFYWERIEVQPSPVPRYSHSAHVIGQRLVVVGGVWLHSDGVPGGVIINLTTHSSMEFSLDTTSVPWPLMLHSFCSELPDPRKPELLLMGGGGNCFSFGTHFNLQPVTVDLGPMLG is encoded by the exons atGCCAGCCACAAACAGAAGGAAGCAGAAGCAAGGGAGAGACACCGCG GTACAGGGAACCAATGACAGCAGTGTGGTGAGCAAGGTGTCTGCTGCAGCGCACGGCTACTTCCAGGATGTCTTCCTTCAGCACTTGGTGTGCAAAGTGACCAGGAGAGCCCCACTCATCAACAG GGGCTATTATGTGCGCTGGAGAGCTGTGGACCACTGTGTGAGGAGGTTCCTACACGTTACTGAAAACTGCCCCAAGAGACAG attttgtCATTGGGTGCAGGGTTCGATTCTCTGTATTTCCGCCTACATGCAGATGAAGCACTTGACAGAGCTGTTGTGTTTGAGGTAGACTTTCCTGATGTGGCGCGGCGCAAGGCCGCCCTGATCGATTCGAATGTTACACTGAGACTGATGTTAGGCCCCCTTTTATCTTTTGTGACAG gGCCTGTATATGTATCTAGTGGTCAGTACCGTCTGTTAGGGGTAGATGTTAGGGAGGAGTCCCAAGTGGAGGAGGCTCTGGGTGGAGCTGGGCTGGACTGGTCTGCCCCTACGCTAGTTCTGTCTGAAGTTGTGCTTACCTACATGGAAACACAATG GTCAGATGCTGTCATCAGCTGGACAGCAAAGCTCTTGCCACAGTCACTCTTTGTTGTATATGAGCAGATACGTCCACATGATCCCTTTGGACAGATCATGCAGGATCATTTCCTGAAACTAAATTCAGCTCTTCATGCCCTCCGACAGTACCCAGacactgctgcacagagacacaggtTCCTGGACAAG GGCTGGGAGCAGTGTGTATGTCTGGATATGAATGTCTTCTACCTCGGGCTGGTCCCTGAGGAGGAGCGATGCAGAGTGGAGAAGCTTGAGCCTTTTGATGAATATGAG GAATGGCATCAGAAATGTTCCCACTACTTCATCCTTACTGCATGTCGAGGTGCTTTGACGGCGCAGGCTTTACTCACACAGGCTCCAG TGTCGTCAATGTCATCCACTTGCACATCTTGGAGCCCCATAGCCCTCAGTGTGCAGACCGTACCAGTTTGTATGGAAGGGCTGGGGATGGCTTCCTCCTTGGTGAGCCCAGGGCAGATCCTGCTGACAGGAGGCTCTAGCAGAGGAGGTAGGGGGGCAGCAACTCAGTTTCTCATCAGGGGCCAGGAAGGCTGGAGATCTGCCAGTGTGGAACTGTCAGGAGGTTTGG GTGTTCGACTCTACCACACTATCACCTCTCTTCCTGGAGGAGATTTGGTGGTATACGGCGGTCGCTCGTCTCCACTCAACCCAATTCAAGGTCTTCTGAGAGTAACTCTGAACCCCCACAGTCCATCTGGTTGTCTCGACTCAGAGGACCGAGACATGGTGAAACTTTGTGTAGAGCAGATTGTCTGTACGGGTGATCCACCACCAGCGAGATGGAGGCACACTGCCACTGTGGTCAGTCACAATg GcaaagattttctgtttgtgtttggggGAAAGAACGAATCAGAAGTAGTTCTGGGTGACTGCCACTTCCTGTGTCAAGACCAGCAGCACTGGACTGAG ATCCCAGTAGAGGGTGCAGCTCCAGAGGCCCGCCATTCCCACTCAGCATGTTCATATCAGAGCGGTGTGGTGGTGTTCGGAGGATTAGACCGAAGGGGAGTGCCACTGGGTGACACAGTGGTGTTAAGGCAAAATGAGAGAGGTTTCTACTGGGAAAGAATAGAGGTGCAGCCATCTCCTGTTCCCAG gTACTCTCATTCTGCCCATGTGATTGGTCAAAGGCTGGTTGTGGTCGGTGGAGTTTGGCTGCATTCAGATGGTGTACCAGGTGGTGTTATTATCAACCTcaccacacacagcagcatggaGTTCAGTCTGGACACG ACCTCAGTGCCCTGGCCTCTGATGCTTCACTCATTCTGCTCTGAGCTTCCAGATCCAAGGAAGCCAGAACTGCTActgatgggtgggggaggaaaCTGTTTCTCCTTTGGGACTCACTTCAACCTTCAGCCTGTCACTGTTGACCTCGGACCTATGCTGGGATGA
- the rab5b gene encoding ras-related protein Rab-5B, with amino-acid sequence MSSRGSGGRSNGTLPQTKICQFKLVLLGDMAVGKSSLVLRFVKGQFDEFQETTIGAAFLAQSVCLDDTTVKFEIWDTAGQERYHSLAPMYYRGAQAAIVVFDITKPETFERAKAWVKELQRQASPNIVIALAGNKADLAERRLVEYEEAQTYAEDTGLLFMETSAKTAMNVSELFLAIAKKMPKTDTQNPTHAARHRGVNLQDPDAHSTRACCGGN; translated from the exons ATGAGCTCCAGAGGGAGTGGAGGCCGCTCCAATGGCACACTACCACAGACCAAGATCTGCCAGTTCAAGTTGGTGCTGCTGGGCGACATGGCTGTGGGCAAGTCCAGCCTGGTGCTGCGTTTTGTCAAGGGACAATTCGATGAGTTCCAGGAGACGACCATAGGAG CTGCATTCCTGGCTCAGTCGGTTTGTCTCGATGACACCACGGTAAAGTTTGAGATCTGGGacactgcaggacaagagcGATATCATAGCTTGGCTCCCATGTACTACCGTGGTGCTCAGGCTGCTATTGTTGTCTTTGACATCACCAAGCCG GAGACCTTTGAGAGAGCCAAGGCCTGGGTGAAGGAACTGCAGAGGCAGGCCAGTCCTAACATTGTTATTGCCCTGGCTGGGAACAAGGCTGACCTGGCAGAGAGGAGACTAGTCGAGTATGAG GAAGCCCAGACGTATGCTGAAGACACAGGCTTGCTCTTCATGGAGACCTCTGCCAAAACAGCCATGAACGTCAGTGAGCTCTTCTTGGCCATTG caAAAAAGATGCCAAAAACAGACACCCAGAACCCGACACATGCAGCGCGACATCGGGGGGTCAATCTCCAGGATCCAGATGCCCACTCTACCAGAGCCTGCTGTGGTGGTAACTAG